The following proteins are encoded in a genomic region of Phaeodactylum tricornutum CCAP 1055/1 chromosome 1, whole genome shotgun sequence:
- a CDS encoding predicted protein, translating to MTTTSSKRSITESEDSSLSDSASGGGDEKTIPFLRRLRDMLLENDDVISFSPGYLSDGKRVLGRLIVHDRLTVEAKVLPRYFNHSSFASLRRQLNYFSFVRVGKGRQRESTYINEDVVDLNDILHLKRRPASAGLAINTAIVTQHLETDLGSMESRYVDSIVPVVHLKPHYLGSTAPVKKHAKRQRLTPKLLRCDRSSPPATSSLNNFVSEDEHSETKRHYIALDLTKSSLVSRVDEDDVLAGCSALLGLARRSWE from the exons ATGACGACTACTTCATCGAAGCGTAGCATTACAGAGAGCGAAGATAGTTCCCTGTCAGACTCAGCATCAGGAGGCGGAGATGAAAAAACGATCCCATTTTTAAG ACGTCTACGGGATATGCTGCTGGAGAACGACGACGTAATTTCCTTTTCTCCTGGGT ATCTTAGCGACGGAAAAAGGGTTTTGGGACGTCTTATTGTACACGATCGACTGACAGTAGAGGCGAAAGTGTTGCCACGATATTTCAACCACTCCTCTTTTGCGTCGCTACGCCGGCAATTGAACTATTTCAGTTTCGTAAGAGTTGGCAAGGGTCGTCAAAGGGAATCGACTTACATCAATGAAGATGTTGTAGATCTCAACGACATTCTGCATCTCAAACGTCGTCCCGCATCCGCTGGGCTTGCGATAAATACCGCGATAGTTACGCAACATTTGGAAACTGATCTTGGCTCCATGGAAAGCAGATATGTGGACTCGATCGTGCCCGTCGTGCACTTGAAACCACATTATCTTGGTAGCACCGCTCCTGTCAAGAAGCATGCCAAACGTCAGCGGCTAACACCGAAGCTTCTTCGCTGTGACCGTTCTTCACCTCCTGCAACGTCATCATTAAACAACTTTGTCAGTGAAGACGAGCACTCGGAAACAAAGCGCCATTACATTGCTCTGGATCTAACCAAGTCTTCATTGGTCTCCAGAgtggatgaagacgatgtGTTGGCCGGTTGCAGTGCCCTGCTAGGCTTGGCCCGAAGGTCTTGGGAGTAG
- a CDS encoding predicted protein → MAPREATGTFPDQYLTFDYESAVPLGVPPVAQDPVHDGIEGHGADHGEEGPSPSLVGDALNPVGTGTPAPAEPYRTVSNEAIDPLSIDPTSALEQQQQQQQQQQQQHPDTWGNGPVAEEALETTESRPPMAVGRPFSSGSSVGAPVVSMDLGNSVEDTASEGPISTGSTYLNAFTAPHSPRSLAVSPLTTQSRVGTLRGLLPFQSVLDATLALDSDEDVLDHDAPALESTFDSVASSVDETNGNAWGESHLVEESFDDQQSHAASDDSSLQHIFRNAAFDGDESAPATPLNVPTNINSPLSPNSIMLSFGEDTTVNDLKYFAERGCIVPLLEALNTTRLVTLGTRMLADYAKMAHRRAAVASNRRILQFVQHVMLSSSVDGLGREYAVETIRSLTATEASDAYLMQAHGLLSTLALVARGGPFARHVQENNVVYTVPLASEKAQLHACIAIMNLSCGKGNKIEIAKIPNVLESMRDVMLNSADEARLKATTCVKNLSNADANDAALLGTPGLVEALGHVAAFTCSPETGATPCTTNACLSLMNLSISKANKHRVFRTRGVMDALMAVLERTTAQGSSTEARIKACSALSNLAIGYDNKIPMFQYPGFVESILNVIQTDSGEARTKACSILWSFAAEMKNQIPVVQRQDILPVLVQVAEEDGTTEARFKCVAALTLLAESLQNAVPLLETGALPPLMDILHHAGPDPTQWKGQTASWCVGFLMNIAQSDEAVLTLRESGVVELLAPLLTLDHYQSLKAAMAVTFCCRYDEGDECYDLLRKTENVIPKIICLLHNTLSGRGGNGYKYGVFTLRSSVGCIAALASGPDFMKERIATGPVYESLLRVVTDFCVDGGTPGAIVGGGRDDALSATLAIRALQSLTGHLIPIAGSSTLPFGPKFDDRLLTALEEFEKYAHPDLKQETRDLATDAKIRIQGGRKTESPGIKYFRDNDGDVDMDVASFGSHCCVFEQIPGFGEDFLQALTLPSLNERQCSPPIAPAPSIVENESDDERPVRTFLLSEISTGRRFVVPSDPSGGRAFNDKREWCYRRGRFCTQGETPDPNYAWTAELQMAYEAILVGCDTASSSSSSILDEGIQGQ, encoded by the coding sequence ATGGCGCCTCGGGAAGCGACGGGTACTTTCCCGGATCAGTACCTGACCTTCGATTACGAGTCTGCGGTTCCTTTAGGAGTTCCTCCGGTAGCGCAGGATCCCGTGCACGACGGAATCGAAGGTCACGGAGCGGATCACGGGGAGGAAGGCCCGAGCCCTTCCCTCGTAGGGGATGCGTTGAACCCCGTAGGAACGGGTACTCCTGCTCCCGCCGAACCGTATCGCACGGTTTCCAACGAAGCAATTGATCCCTTGTCCATTGATCCCACCAGTGCTTtagaacaacaacaacaacaacaacaacaacaacaacaacaacatcccGATACGTGGGGAAATGGTCCCGTTGCGGAGGAAGCGTTGGAAACTACGGAGTCCCGTCCCCCAATGGCGGTTGGACGTCCCTTTTCGTCTGGCTCGTCCGTTGGAGCTCCTGTTGTCTCCATGGATCTCGGCAACTCGGTCGAAGACACGGCGTCGGAAGGACCTATCAGCACCGGTTCTACTTATCTCAACGCATTCACGGCCCCCCATTCTCCCCGTTCGCTGGCAGTCTCGCCTCTGACAACGCAGAGTCGTGTCGGGACTCTGCGTGGATTGTTGCCCTTCCAGTCGGTGCTGGACGCAACGTTGGCGCTCGACAGTGACGAAGATGTGCTTGATCACGACGCTCCAGCTTTGGAAAGCACGTTTGACAGTGTCGCGAGTTCCGTCGATGAAACGAACGGCAACGCGTGGGGCGAATCCCATTTGGTGGAGGAATCCTTCGATGATCAACAGAGTCACGCGGCGTCCGACGATTCCTCACTCCAACACATATTCCGCAACGCCGCCTTTGATGGGGACGAATCGGCCCCCGCCACACCGCTCAACGTGCCGACCAATATCAATTCACCGTTGTCTCCGAATTCGATTATGCTTTCCTTCGGCGAAGACACTACCGTCAACGATCTCAAGTACTTTGCGGAACGGGGCTGCATTGTGCCTCTGTTGGAAGCCTTGAATACCACACGACTCGTGACACTCGGTACCCGCATGCTGGCGGATTACGCAAAAATGGCGCATCGACGAGCCGCCGTTGCGTCCAACCGCCGAATTCTACAATTTGTACAACACGTCATGTTGAGTTCGTCGGTGGACGGGTTGGGAAGAGAGTACGCGGTCGAAACCATCCGGAGCTTGACGGCCACGGAAGCCAGCGATGCCTATCTAATGCAAGCACACGGGTTACTGAGTACCTTGGCGCTAGTCGCGCGGGGTGGACCCTTTGCCCGGCACGTACAGGAAAACAACGTGGTGTACACCGTTCCGTTGGCTTCGGAAAAGGCACAGCTGCACGCATGTATCGCGATCATGAATCTGAGTTGCGGCAAGGGGAACAAAATTGAAATTGCCAAAATTCCGAACGTGCTAGAGTCAATGCGAGACGTCATGCTCAATTCCGCGGACGAGGCACGGCTCAAGGCTACGACGTGCGTCAAGAACTTGAGTAACGCGGACGCCAACGACGCGGCGTTGTTGGGGACGCCGGGATTGGTGGAAGCCTTGGGACACGTGGCGGCATTTACGTGCTCGCCGGAAACAGGAGCGACACCGTGCACTACCAACGCATGTTTGTCCCTGATGAATTTGTCCATCTCCAAAGCCAATAAACATCGTGTGTTTCGGACTCGAGGTGTCATGGATGCTCTCATGGCGGTTCTGGAACGTACCACGGCTCAAGGTTCGTCCACCGAAGCACGCATTAAGGCGTGCTCGGCTCTTTCCAATTTAGCGATTGGCTACGACAACAAGATTCCCATGTTCCAATATCCCGGATTTGTGGAATCCATCTTAAACGTGATTCAAACCGATAGCGGTGAAGCTCGAACTAAAGCCTGTTCTATTCTTTGGAGCTTTGCGGCTGAAATGAAGAACCAGATCCCGGTCGTGCAGCGACAAGACATTTTGCCAGTTCTCGTACAGGTTGCTGAAGAAGACGGTACAACGGAAGCTCGTTTCAAATGCGTAGCCGCTCTTACACTTTTGGCGGAATCTCTACAAAATGCCGTTCCCTTGCTGGAAACAGGCGCGCTACCACCCTTGATGGATATCTTACATCATGCGGGACCGGATCCCACTCAATGGAAAGGACAGACCGCATCTTGGTGCGTTGGCTTTCTCATGAACATAGCCCAGAGCGACGAAGCAGTTCTGACGCTCCGTGAATCTGGTGTGGTAGAATTGCTAGCACCACTACTGACTTTGGACCACTATCAGAGTCTGAAGGCGGCAATGGCCGTCACCTTTTGCTGTCGATATGATGAAGGCGATGAGTGTTACGATTTGCTACGAAAAACAGAGAATGTGATTCCCAAGATCATCTGTCTCTTACACAACACTCTGTCCGGTCGAGGAGGGAACGGATATAAGTATGGCGTCTTCACTCTGCGCTCATCTGTTGGTTGCATTGCAGCACTTGCATCCGGTCCTGACTTTATGAAAGAAAGAATAGCAACTGGTCCTGTTTACGAAAGCCTTCTCAGAGTGGTAACAGACTTTTGTGTGGATGGTGGTACTCCCGGTGCTATTGTGGGTGGAGGGCGCGATGACGCTTTGAGTGCGACGCTAGCCATCCGCGCTTTGCAATCATTGACAGGTCATTTGATTCCTATCGCGGGAAGTAGTACGCTTCCTTTTGGCCCCAAATTTGACGATCGATTGCTCACGGCTCTGGAGGAATTTGAGAAATACGCTCACCCTGATTTGAAGCAGGAAACGCGAGATCTCGCTACGGACGCCAAGATCCGTATCCAAGGAGGTCGTAAGACGGAAAGTCCAGGGATCAAGTATTTTCGTGACAACGATGGGGACGTTGACATGGATGTCGCTTCATTTGGAAGCCACTGCTGCGTGTTCGAGCAGATTCCTGGCTTTGGGGAAGACTTCTTGCAGGCGTTAACGCTTCCGTCTTTGAACGAAAGACAGTGTTCGCCTCCGATTGCTCCAGCTCCAAGTATTGTTGAAAATGAGTCAGACGACGAGCGACCCGTCCGTACGTTCCTTTTATCGGAAATTAGTACTGGTCGGCGCTTTGTTGTTCCGTCTGATCCTAGTGGAGGACGTGCATTCAATGACAAGCGAGAATGGTGTTATCGACGTGGTCGGTTTTGTACACAAGGGGAAACACCAGATCCGAACTACGCGTGGACAGCCGAATTGCAAATGGCCTACGAAGCAATTCTTGTTGGTTGTGATACTGCTTCATCCTCCTCATCGTCTATATTGGACGAAGGGATCCAAGGGCAATGA
- a CDS encoding predicted protein encodes MAGLESIALAVAQLERASAREDTVSRGAVSPQDGAIEGPSHLSSFGSQPPTLPSRSAFMPASRIVSTDFSQFASPHGFTFHAPVLPTPQPQNSSSEGGRTPDASSPTELSESSIAVAQSAMDNLMSVMGLAERSTSSLIKSPTDPIEKVLLNDVLLGRGGETNHHSGNVFYRHLVKACQPAYISAKRRNKPRIAESIVYTVRQLGGRFIKKGTGDNVWVDVGNTKAREKTSQALREGAPDLRNGSPIKGAEEKTEEGCGPGLVLVETAQPELNSPTKKRRTSLDALARAAASTTPGMDNNCDLLLMTRSPDSSMNITASVSGDEESSKQSKRSNSSLGPRIKLLKRRLENDNGL; translated from the coding sequence ATGGCAGGACTTGAATCTATTGCTCTTGCTGTAGCTCAGCTTGAGCGCGCAAGCGCACGCGAAGACACTGTAAGCCGTGGTGCCGTATCGCCACAGGATGGCGCCATTGAAGGACCATCGCACCTATCTTCTTTCGGAAGCCAGCCTCCCACTCTGCCTTCGCGGTCGGCGTTTATGCCAGCTTCGCGAATTGTATCTACTGATTTTTCGCAATTTGCTTCTCCACACGGCTTTACCTTTCACGCACCAGTATTGCCGACGCCTCAACCACAAAATTCCTCATCTGAAGGTGGCCGCACTCCAGACGCTTCTTCGCCGACCGAACTGTCGGAATCCTCCATCGCTGTTGCTCAGAGTGCGATGGATAACCTCATGTCAGTAATGGGATTAGCCGAAAGGTCAACTTCTTCATTAATCAAGTCCCCAACTGATCCAATCGAGAAGGTATTACTGAACGATGTGCTGTTGGGACGAGGCGGGGAAACCAACCATCATTCGGGAAACGTGTTTTACCGTCACCTCGTCAAGGCCTGCCAGCCGGCCTATATATCTGCCAAGCGTCGAAACAAGCCTCGCATTGCCGAGAGTATCGTGTACACGGTTCGCCAGCTCGGCGGGCGTTTCATCAAGAAAGGTACCGGAGACAACGTCTGGGTAGATGTTGGCAACACCAAGGCCCGCGAAAAGACTTCGCAAGCTCTTCGAGAAGGCGCACCTGACTTGCGCAACGGCAGTCCCATTAAGGGCGCCGAAGAAAAAACTGAGGAAGGCTGTGGACCCGGCCTGGTGCTAGTCGAAACCGCCCAGCCTGAGCTAAACTCTCCAACGAAGAAGCGCCGAACAAGTTTGGATGCGCTAGCCCGTGCCGCTGCGAGCACGACCCCAGGAATGGATAACAATTgtgacttactgttaatgacTCGATCACCCGACTCTTCCATGAATATTACGGCGAGCGTATCGGGAGACGAAGAATCTTCGAAGCAGTCTAAAAGGTCCAATTCGTCGCTTGGACCTCGTATCAAGCTTTTGAAGCGGCGTTTGGAAAACGATAATGGGCTTTGA
- a CDS encoding predicted protein, producing the protein MSTNRSIRDGSPNVANDHPGDTERRKSPISTPAASPCHDETDDAPVATLDTAPEFDGGTNESWMSPVLETPRARAYSSEERGAISASVGRPPLIVTTLADTDNTSVTEGTAPVSPATSTIPVHRRVDSSDANSLPSLSGPIQPAHPFFSPSFFEESDASDGSIVFQPPTPQRDTSNPDSLRFTGPQHVRRDSRGRDGRDRFPSFDSLGSSGSIRIVPPSNSSQIMRGKEKFSASSNSLPANPAPVIPSLPTIGQLPYHERRKLMAQRAKDQQQQLQLQQQQLQLQQHRPHIPPNLAPMPLPAPTLQHLPHQQQHQNLPQITPHTKEVASPYGQNVSFPPHQPQHPLPQAHPHHYIQNLPSGYAPHAGIPLRASHGPPPPPLYAYPVPQVPLGPYPPPPLQQYYGHLPPPPSQQQQLQSLWTRNNPLQTADKVASDPRQQQHLYRTSGNHHQIPLPPRGGSHSRNNSSTIGLSSNMSSSDGDVERKPSARVRPEIAPAQPPLPPPPPPPGLPPNYAHMRTDSSGSLSSLGSFDRPAKIEPRKASFLEKLNPWSPKVPNVNDYHRKNQQFLRRASVERGKLWSTSPQTPAGRRKPSVSTEGPPPTRGSHKRLNSIDGDDWEERPESLDTVPYGSKQNSADPSDQLTVSSDVNSSEDNDVDSLDSPQFYGHGSRRGYDGGAEPNERSNLLPPPGLNTSEYYDKSNASESRAGLSSESSQRRQSRRTNWPNEFQSASTERRGNTTGAKEMEYLTEKERRKLNRKKKKKKKKHERHSRKARVQSGSSEEESSSSVSASSASSHEYQRWMKKRARMLEKERSRLIKQWRAEAFAEERSTQQHSRWYRRFSRYQKEQFGEWVSQLFRFFIWLESFVANLPLTIGAIALAVANLGVDWFKFAEENMDSCEPVHFHSSQCTFPEFPGCFYCDTSARMYKVALNFHFACSIIAGVIASTFIAKLILARRVVFDELSSPTTATPAGLLCMTLNVVFAGRGLIGQVVVSLAGFIHLCLAIWFIYMALAYRIMPEPSWFPNTVSIGLSAVKIWLYYPMAGHFLMAISLSLNFFFFPISLIRVAMNRKISATVGWMQMSAPNISLYAMTLMAQPSFKEEHPDINRFQVVHRMVYLPCMHFFFGLCIVGMLASVHSLLVRWTEFRKIPFSPAHAAFCVPTLSHANAIQAYRAAVNSFSKVPVGSPFRSFLYVYWVFVLIAGTFLTLWIATKFMWSLPGWTHIDTAGEMEPPAPYETAMTSSNLITTGESLVQPFISPAILQANETGALVVSRDQYGAQVYRRTRMVTALGFEPIMNQLQMDVERELLLDWVGKNPPRRRHRTLSVPGIDFTYGATGAFGAGNAGVYGMDEGTGSPWFSRPRANTSSPNVSHRYT; encoded by the exons ATGAGCACGAACCGTTCGATTCGTGACGGGTCGCCGAACGTTGCTAACGACCATCCCGGAGACACGGAACGGAGGAAGAGTCCCATCTCGACCCCTGCGGCTTCACCGTGTCACGACGAAACCGACGACGCTCCCGTGGCAACGCTAGATACCGCTCCAGAATTTGACGGCGGCACGAATGAGAGTTGGATGTCTCCCGTTTTGGAAACACCCAGAGCTCGAGCGTACTCTTCGGAAGAACGAGGTGCAATATCCGCGTCGGTGGGACGGCCTCCCCTCATCGTCACGACTTTGGCCGACACGGACAACACGAGCGTCACCGAGGGCACCGCACCCGTGTCTCCCGCGACGTCGACTATTCCCGTGCACCGACGTGTCGACAGCAGCGACGCCAATTCTCTGCCTTCGCTGTCCGGACCCATACAACCGGCCCATCCCTTCTTCAGTCCATCCTTTTTCGAAGAATCCGACGCCAGCGATGGTAGTATTGTGTTTCAACCACCAACGCCGCAACGCGATACTTCCAACCCAGATTCTTTGCGATTCACTGGTCCGCAACATGTTCGGCGGGACAGCCGTGGACGGGATGGGAGGGATCGCTTTCCTAGTTTCGATAGTCTCGGGAGTTCCGGATCCATTCGCATCGTTCCTCCCAGTAATAGTAGTCAAATCATgcgaggaaaagaaaagttCTCCGCATCGTCAAACTCCTTACCCGCAAATCCAGCTCCGGTGATACCCAGCCTGCCGACTATTGGACAACTGCCGTACCACGAACGACGAAAACTCATGGCACAACGTGCCAAAgatcagcaacaacaactacagctgcaacaacaacaactacaGCTGCAACAACATCGCCCGCATATACCTCCGAATTTAGCACCCATGCCGCTGCCGGCTCCGACTTTGCAGCATCTTCcacaccagcagcagcaccagAATCTTCCTCAGATTACACCACACACCAAAGAGGTTGCTTCTCCGTATGGACAAAATGTATCGTTTCCTCCCCATCAACCTCAGCATCCACTACCGCAGGCTCATCCTCACCACTATATTCAAAACTTGCCATCGGGCTACGCACCGCATGCCGGAATACCGTTGAGAGCATCGCATGggccaccaccgccgcccCTTTATGCTTACCCAGTACCTCAAGTACCGCTAGGCCCGTATCCACCGCCACCTCTTCAGCAGTACTACGGGCAccttccaccaccaccatcgcagcagcagcaactgCAATCACTCTGGACACGAAACAACCCTCTCCAAACCGCGGACAAGGTAGCATCGGATCCTCGTCAGCAGCAACATTTATACCGAACGTCCGGCAATCACCATCAAATACCTCTTCCCCCACGTGGAGGAAGTCATTCGCGGAACAATTCGTCGACAATTGGACTGTCTTCGAATATGTCCTCATCGGATGGCGATGTGGAACGGAAGCCGTCGGCACGAGTGCGTCCCGAAATTGCCCCAGCCCAGCCTCCATTACCACCCCCTCCCCCTCCACCTGGTTTGCCGCCAAATTACGCTCATATGCGAACGGACAGCTCCGGAAGTCTCTCGTCCTTAGGTAGTTTCGACCGACCAGCGAAGATAGAACCACGAAAAGCTAGTTTCTTGGAAAAACTCAATCCGTGGTCACCGAAAGTACCAAACGTAAACGATTATCATCGTAAAAATCAGCAGTTTTTGCGGCGGGCAAGTGTAGAACGCGGAAAACTTTGGAGTACGAGCCCACAAACACCAGCTGGACGACG AAAACCATCAGTTTCCACCGAAGGACCACCGCCCACACGCGGATCACACAAGCGGTTAAACTCCATAGATGGTGACGACTGGGAGGAGAGACCTGAATCTCTTGATACCGTGCCCTACGGCAGCAAGCAGAATTCGGCCGATCCAAGTGACCAACTAACAGTGAGTTCCGACGTCAATTCCAG TGAGGACAATGATGTAGATTCTCTGGACTCGCCACAGTTTTACGGGCATGGTTCCCGACGTGGATATGACGGAGGTGCTGAGCCGAATGAGCGCTCAAATCTACTGCCGCCTCCTGGCTTGAACACGAGTGAATACTACGACAAGTCAAATGCATCTGAGTCTCGTGCTGGCTTAAGCAGCGAAAGCTCCCAACGCCGACAGAGCCGTCGTACGAATTGGCCAAACGAATTTCAGTCGGCTTCAACGGAACGCAGGGGAAATACGACGGGAgccaaagaaatggaatATCTG ACCGAGAAAGAAAGACGAAAGCTGaatcgaaagaagaagaaaaagaagaagaaacacGAACGACACTCGAGAAAAGCTCGTGTGCAGAGTGGTTCCTCGGAGGAAGAATCCAGCAGCTCTGTGTCGGCATCATCAGCGTCTTCTCACGAATATCAACGATGGATGAAGAAGCGTGCACGGATGCTGGAGAAAGAAAGATCTCGATTGATCAAGCAATGGAGAGCTGAAGCATTTGCGGAAGAACGGTCTACGCAGCAGCACAGTCGTTGGTACCGTCGTTTCAGCCGCTATCAAAAAGAACAGTTTGGCGAATGGGTCAGCCAGCTTTTCCGATTCTTTATTTGGCTAGAATCCTTTGTTGCCAATCTTCCGCTTACGATTGGTGCAATTGCTCTAGCAGTCGCCAACCTTGGTGTTGACTGGTTCAAATTTGCTGAAGAAAACATGGATTCCTGCGAACCGGTGCACTTTCATTCATCTCAGTGCACATTCCCCGAATTTCCTGGTTGTTTTTATTGCGACACTAGTGCTAGAATGTACAAAGTTGCGCTGAATTTCCATTTTGCTTGTTCGATTATCGCAGGAGTCATAGCGTCGACTTTTATTGCCAAACTCATTTTGGCCCGCCGTGTGGTATTCGACGAACTGAGTTCTCCAACTACGGCAACACCAGCGGGTTTGCTTTGCATGACTCTGAATGTGGTTTTTGCCGGACGAGGACTGATAGGACAGGTAGTGGTCTCGCTAGCTGGCTTTATTCATCTCTGTCTTGCAATCTGGTTCATTTACATGGCGCTAGCATACCGCATCATGCCTGAACCAAGTTGGTTCCCAAACACGGTTTCTATTGGACTTTCGGCAGTGAAAATATGGTTGTACTATCCAATGGCTGGGCATTTCCTTATGGCG ATATCCCTCTCGttgaactttttctttttcccgaTCAGTCTTATTCGTGTTGCCATGAATAGAAAAATTTCGGCAACAGTAGGGTGGATGCAAATGTCCGCCCCAAACATAAGTCTTTATGCAATGACGCTCATGGCCCAGCCTTCCTTTAAGGAAGAACACCCAGATATCAATCGGTTTCAAGTAGTCCATCGCATGGTATATCTACCTTGCATGcattttttctttggcctttGCATAGTGGGAATGCTAGCTAGCGTCCACAGCTTGTTGGTTCGATGGACTGAGTTCCGAAAGATTCCATTTTCTCCAGCTCATGCTGCTTTTTGTGTTCCGACCTTATCTCACGCGAACGCTATCCAGGCGTACCGAGCAGCCGTCAATTCATTTTCAAAGGTGCCTGTTGGAAGTCCGTTTCGCAGCTTCCTTTATGTTTACTGGGTCTTTGTTCTCATAGCTGGAACGTTCCTGACACTTTGGATTGCGACGAAATTTATGTGGAGCTTACCAGGTTGGACTCATATTGATACGGCAGGCGAAATGGAACCGCCAGCCCCATACGAAACAGCCATGACGTCATCTAACCTAATTACGACCGGAGAAAGCTTGGTGCAGCCGTTCATCAGCCCAGCGATTCTACAGGCCAATGAAACGGGTGCTTTGGTAGTTTCCCGCGACCAATATGGAGCTCAAGTCTACCGACGAACGCGAATGGTGACTGCGCTCGGTTTCGAACCGATTATGAACCAACTGCAAATGGACGTAGAGCGCGAACTACTTTTGGACTGGGTCGGAAAGAATCCTCCGCGACGGCGACACCGGACACTAAGCGTACCGGGAATTGACTTTACATACGGAGCCACGGGCGCTTTCGGTGCGGGCAACGCCGGTGTGTACGGAATGGACGAGGGAACAGGGTCACCGTGGTTTTCTCGTCCGAGAGCGAACACCAGCTCTCCCAATGTGAGTCATCGGTATACTTAA
- a CDS encoding transporter, major facilitator superfamily and tetracycline resistance protein (The Major Facilitator Superfamily (MFS) transporters are single-polypeptide secondary carriers capable only of transporting small solutes in response to chemiosmotic ion gradients. Also contains sequence similiarities to the transposon Tn10-encoded tetracycline resistance (Tcr) protein. This functions as a metal-tetracycline/H + antiporter): YVLPVLLLEFLAVALTRAVLPSLLLQQYGSSVYLVMGIADCVRGLLAFCACPIFGKLSDLIGRRICLFVTVMGTCAPQRDAVHPYAVTVFIVLLSLSGIFSSTFTLVFAYISDTVRQQDERVSAYGLALATFGLSFTIGPMAGGYLAQTNKQYVFLSSLILTIVDLAYIYFILPESRIQQDGSTFDSLNKSSISLMTLDHNFSWNPWDTLKLITADPFLRKVGQVAFLYYTGLWALISTLSVYAVRRFHLNPERLGELMSALGLCTMVAEAVLVRVMVPLLGEKKATKVGLVSFALQCVVLGFAYEGWHLFVCAGFSLLGNLVYPSLTSLVSGSVEPDAVGEALGAVNGIKALTEGIGPLVFGSLM; this comes from the exons TATGTTCTACCCGTGCTGCTCCTGGAATTCCTCGCGGTTGCCTTGACCCGAGCAGTGCTACCTTCGCTCCTCCTCCAACAGTACGGTTCTTCCGTGTACCTGGTGATGGGCATCGCCGATTGCGTGCGCGGTCTTTTGGCCTTTTGTGCCTGTCCAATATTCGGCAAGCTTTCGGACTTGATTGGACGAAGAATATGCCTATTTGTGACGGTAATGGGAACGTGTGCCCCA CAACGCGATGCCGTGCACCCGTACGCCGTAACCGTATTCATTGTATTGCTGTCGCTTTCCGGGATCTTCTCGTCCACCTTTACTCTCGTCTTTGCCTACATATCCGATACCGTCCGACAGCAAGACGAACGCGTGTCAGCGTACGGACTCGCGCTCGCCACCTTTGGCCTCAGCTTTACAATCGGACCCATGGCGGGCGGCTACTTGGCACAAACCAACAAGCAGTACGTCTTTCTTTCGTCTCTTATTCTCACTATTGTGGACCTTGCCTATATCTATTTTATCCTTCCCGAATCACGGATACAGCAAGACGGTTCCACCTTCGACTCTCTTAACAAAAGCAGCATCTCACTCATGACTCTGGATCACAACTTTTCCTGGAATCCCTGGGACACTCTCAAACTCATCACGGCTGATCCATTTCTGCGCAAGGTCGGCCAAGTTGCCTTTCTTTACTATACCGGACTCTGGGCGCTCATCAGTACGCTGTCGGTGTATGCCGTCCGGCGTTTCCATTTGAACCCGGAACGACTCGGCGAACTCATGTCAGCGTTGGGGCTGTGCACGATGGTTGCGGAGGCCGTCTTGGTTCGTGTCATGGTTCCGCTTTTAGGGGAGAAGAAAGCCACGAAAGTTGGTCTTGTTTCATTCGCACTGCAGTGTGTTGTGTTGGGGTTTGCCTATGAGGGATGGCATCTGTTTGTCTGCGCAGGCTTTTCCCTGCTCGGTAATTTAGTGTACCCCAGTTTGACGTCGCTTGTCAGTGGCAGCGTTGAACCCGATGCTGTGGGAGAAGCACTCGGAGCCGTCAACGGAATAAAAGCGTTAACCGAAGGCATTGGCCCTTTGGTGTTCGGAAGTCTCATG